In Hoeflea ulvae, one genomic interval encodes:
- a CDS encoding DUF1127 domain-containing protein, translated as MNFRKAYKDWRDYRNTVNELGRMSERELNDLGISRGDIPFVARRPAN; from the coding sequence ATGAACTTCCGTAAGGCTTACAAAGACTGGCGCGACTACCGCAACACTGTCAACGAACTCGGCCGCATGTCCGAGCGCGAACTCAACGACCTCGGCATCTCCCGCGGCGACATTCCCTTCGTTGCCCGTCGCCCGGCCAACTAA